The Ananas comosus cultivar F153 linkage group 2, ASM154086v1, whole genome shotgun sequence genome contains a region encoding:
- the LOC109706522 gene encoding CST complex subunit CTC1 isoform X3, translating to MEGAHVLSLSDLLRASRPLTGASSLVSVPTSPRPPPTKRSRVETLNLDHTTNPLLFSDLSPNPNPNPNAFLPIKRPVLLIGTVDLLPPDSDRCRGCENHCLSFSGGSSRVCCYVLDFDPEILRREIAVLAWNFLPFDRETGVGGGGGVLEVIRWRFTGPATAFDGGFLLSALSIGSHQETNSVVRSRKIGVVRSISLVFKVPYATQHDGGDSVGFLAEILSCECDSCSSALMRQGTDNCFVGGNDVHKFTKPVFVYFLNPLYTWRPVLSKMIGKLVVLSGLKKKLVFVGEESYTMFVSTGRTTLSLRGLSTGTLPSGGMTAKDGECNNSVYSGTITGIYMQGMVVELDQKVFLLINDPQLAPHHSFRSGAIVSVRNFHLVRPNFASIKMVLLCTCVKTNIDVESFSLIETKCHLKIQSKSLLGKFINSLTFSARFWVLLLVSSFKQKFQSVCSEMEILGSNNKEGLVQTYASRWLSPNDYQPKHGIFMEFCKHDSCMYNSESDLKSLKLVIPLSNLISKCEEIWVSFILKRQKDAEKGGLRHNLSHFIHEGTSCRRFIRRIIPSEDLGFILLGSIKTSSPSGRLQLVDATGNIDVVIPDLVSNVNCHNIYEIREYKLVLEGSPTQLDNQQYDFGPLLTCRAIFQQFSCRKRLNNITMYVHFNLRDSNCLHVSSCAPSHEVACVGLFHLLLVKHKFPSTDNFPDDPKMWNCSSLFAEALVLPYNLNFPEKSGNIQPTEIVQDMLDAQKFVHVLSRITTTGSASNLRASERKFCHNPCSFSFRSASLHGTLMPARVHRSDGNCFKDSVDGQHNMRILLEFKADSFIYYQLLRIGGYYLLKCSSDGLTCNLKGCECFACGKTCIDSQNTLRSVSIIFNGCNNHKGSREEHTSEVSSGRAGEPRSHYATELLLSSPLEHFHETSDFHLDLLNEEHLLGILPRPSEVLSVSSCIRMMTAEFRTTGISDLQGHWLPQGDLVSLNGNIEDVHLNDCKSTSFVSFRFLTGSDQRRISSVCIHVADDTCVVQISGHLSMRACPVGFRPGVKATFHRVLMMCSSSGRHALLFTPVTFIEINSIREVVDEQSEERMVLPTRLTFPTEHLSDTIPLGLFLQLVRSMDSKLTKVRCRVVTTQFLVLEHCGHDSMNSEQCRLCSIPKVNIPIAGFVMGCRKMQSMCLVMPRSSKEEAILETYNIQSVITCKRC from the exons ATGGAGGGCGCTCATGTCCTCTCGCTCTCCGACCTCCTCCGCGCCTCTCGTCCTCTCACCGGCGCCTCCTCCCTCGTCTCTGTTCCCACCTCGCCACGCCCACCCCCTACGAAAAGATCCAGAGTCGAAACCCTAAACCTCGATCACACTACAAACCCTCTCCTGTTCTCCGATCTAAGCcctaatcctaaccctaaccctaacgccTTCTTACCGATCAAGCGCCCCGTGCTACTCATCGGCACCGTGGATTTGCTTCCTCCCGACTCCGATAGGTGCAGAGGGTGCGAGAACCATTGTCTCTCGTTCTCCGGTgggtcctctagggtttgctgcTACGTTCTTGACTTTGATCCCGAGATCCTCCGCAGGGAGATCGCCGTACTCGCTTGGAATTTTCTCCCTTTCGATCGAGAAACGGGCgtaggcggtggcggcggagtATTGGAAGTGATTAGGTGGCGCTTTACGGGGCCGGCAACGGCCTTTGATGGAGGCTTCTTGCTCTCGGCTCTGTCGATCGGTTCGCATCAAGAAACCAACTCGGTTGTTCGGTCTCGTAAGATTGGTGTTGTAAGATCGATCAGCCTTGTCTTTAAGGTCCCTTATGCGACACAACATGACGGAGGGGACTCTGTTGGATTTCTTGCTGAGATTTTATCATGTGAATGTGATTCTTGTAGCAGTGCTTTAATGAGACAAGGTACTGATAACTGTTTTGTAGGAGGAAACGATGTACATAAATTTACCAAGCCAGTATTTGTATATTTCCTCAATCCGTTGTATACCTGGCGCCCTGTTCTTTCTAAGATGATTGGGAAATTAGTAGTGCTCTCAGGATTGAAAAAAAAGTTGGTTTTTGTTGGAGAGGAATCGTACACAATGTTTGTCTCAACAGGGAGAACCACATTGTCTTTGCGTGGGTTGTCTACAGGAACTCTACCTTCAGGTGGAATGACGGCAAAAGACGGAGAGTGTAATAACAGTGTGTATAGCGGGACCATTACTGGGATTTACATGCAGGGTATGGTGGTGGAGTTGGATCAGAAGGTGTTTCTTTTAATTAATGATCCGCAGCTTGCACCGCATCATTCTTTTAGATCTGGTGCTATT GTTTCTGTCAGGAATTTTCATTTAGTTCGACCAAATTTTGCTTCGATCAAGATGGTTTTACTTTGTACATGTGTTAAAACCAATATTGATGTCGAGTCCTTTTCACTTATTGAGACCAA ATGCCATTTAAAGATTCAGAGTAAGAGCCTACTGGGGAAGTTTATTAATTCGTTGACATTTTCTGCTAGATTTTG GGTATTACTTCTGGTCTCTTCCTTTAAGCAGAAATTTCAAAGTGTTTGCTCAGAAATGGAAATCCTGGGCTCAAATAAT AAGGAAGGACTGGTTCAAACCTATGCTAGTAGATGGTTGTCTCCAAATGACTACCAACCTAAG CATGGGATTTTTATGGAATTCTGCAAACATGATTCATGTATGTATAATTCAGAATCGGATTTGAAGTCGCTTAAATTG gTAATACCCCTCTCTAATCTTATCAGCAAATGTGAAGAAATATGGGTGTCATTTATATTAAAGAGACAGAAAGATGCTGAAAAGGGTGGGCTGAGGCACAATTTGAGCCATTTCATTCATGAAGGAACATCATGTCGTCGGTTTATTAGAAGAATAATACCAAGTGAAGACCTGGGCTTTATTTTACTGGGAAGTATCAAG ACTTCTTCACCTTCAGGAAGGTTACAATTGGTTGATGCTACGGGAAATATAGACGTTGTTATACCAGACCTGGTATCAAATGTCAATTGCCATAACATTTATGAG ATTAGAGAATACAAGCTTGTTCTTGAAGGTTCACCAACTCAACTAGATAATCAGCAATATGATTTTGGCCCGCTGCTTACCTGCAGGGCTATATTCCAACAGTTCTCTTGCAGAAAAAGATTAAATAACATTACGATGTACGTCCACTTCAATCTCAGGGACTCAAATTGTCTCCATGTTTCCTCCTGTGCCCCTTCTCATGAGGTTGCTTGTGTTGGATTGTTTCATCTGCTGCTCGTAAAACATAAATTTCCTTCAACCGATAAT TTTCCAGATGATCCAAAAATGTGGAACTGCTCTAGTTTGTTTGCTGAGGCTTTGGTCTTGCCTTATAATCTCAATTTTCCAGAGAAAAGTGGAAATATCCAACCAACAGAGATTGTTCAAGATATGCTAGATGCACAGAAATTTGTCCATGTATTGAGTAGAATTACAACTACTGGCTCAGCCAGTAACCTTAGGGCATCTGAAAGGAAATTTTGTCATAATCCTTGTTCTTTTTCCTTCAGAAGTGCCAGTCTTCATGGGACACTGATGCCTGCCCGTGTACATAGATCAGATGGCAATTGTTTTAAGGATTCAGTTGATGGCCAACATAATATGAGGATTCTGCTAGAATTTAAGGCTGATAGCTTTATCTACTACCAG TTGCTGCGGATAGGTGGATATTATCTTCTAAAATGTTCGAGCGATGGCCTTACATGTAATCTGAAAGGCTGTGAATGTTTTGCGTGTGGTAAAACTTGTATTGACTCTCAAAATACTCTTCGGAGTGTTtcaatcatatttaatggttgTAACAATCATAAAGGGTCTCGTGAAGAACACACTTCTGAAGTTTCTTCAGGGAGAGCTGGTGAACCAAGGAGCCACTATGCAACTGAGCTACTACTATCGAGCCCTTTGGAACATTTTCATGAAACTTCAGATTTTCATCTGGATTTATTGAATGAAGAGCATCTGTTAGGGATTCTTCCTCGTCCAAGTGAGGTGTTAAGTGTATCGTCATGCATTCGTATGATGACCGCTGAGTTTAGGACTACTGGGATTAGTGATTTGCAAGGCCACTGGTTGCCCCAAGGAGATCTAGTCTCTTTAAATGGAAATATAGAAGATGTTCATTTAAATGATTGCAAATCTACATCTTTTGTGAGCTTTAGATTTCTGACTGGTAGTGACCAAAGAAGAATCTCTAGTGTCTGCATTCATGTGGCAGATGATACTTGCGTG GTGCAAATTTCTGGTCATTTGAGCATGCGTGCCTGTCCTGTTGGATTTAGACCAGGAGTAAAAGCAACATTCCACCGGGTATTGATGATGTG CTCTTCTAGTGGAAGACATGCATTGTTATTTACCCCGGTAACTTTTATTGAAATTAACTCCATCAGAGAAGTTGTTGACGAGCAGAGTGAAGAACGGATGGTACTGCCTACCAGGTTAACTTTTCCAACTGAGCATTTATCTGACACAATTCCGTTAGGTCTCTTCTTGCAGCTAGTGAGATCAATGGACAGCAAGCTTACTAAGGTCCGCTGCAGG GTTGTGACTACCCAATTTTTGGTGCTTGAACATTGTGGTCATGATTCCATGAATTCAGAACAATGCAGATTGTGTAGTATTCCAAAAGTTAATATTCCAATAGCTGGATTTGTTATGG GCTGCAGGAAAATGCAAAGTATGTGTTTAGTGATGCCAAGGTCTTCAAAGGAGGAGGCAATACTGGAAACTTACAACATACAGTCGGTTATCACTTGCAAAAGATGCTAA